In Pedobacter sp. WC2423, the following are encoded in one genomic region:
- a CDS encoding family 78 glycoside hydrolase catalytic domain, with translation MSQALHPINPQLLKSEWPASWITSPATQQREYGIYHFRKTFLLPTATKPKSFLIHVSADNRYRLFVNGIAVSSGPARGDLFNWFFETIDIAPYLTEGENILAALVWNMGNLAPVAQVSNQTAFVLQGNSPAEQLVNTDLSWKVKKSKAYTPCSLDNGERLKAYMVVGPGDQVDGQLYPWGWETLEYNDASWNAAAELTHPQPVGYGTDNLWTLAPRNIPLLTEKILRFPLIRRTNNIKVTKDFLTGKRPITIPANQRVSILLDQQVMTAAYPEIIVSGGKGSRIKLTYAEALFDKQDHKGNRNEIDGKEIKGNYDVFIPDGEGNRKFRPLWFRAYRYLQLDVMTAGDPLVLNDIYGMKTGYPLQMKATFSSNDPSLQEIWKAGWRTAQLCAGDMYYDTPYYEQLQYTGDSRIQALISLYTSGDDRLMRKAILDFYHSRTPEGLTQGRYPSNRLQIIPTFSLFWVSMVHDYWMHRHDDAFVKQFLPAIHETLEWFHSRVDQKKKMLGPLTWWNFVDWDNFNSWGTAPGADQGNSSIITLQYAYTLNQAAELFRAFNHPVQADEQEMLALELNDHTYWYCYNEANGLMADTPEKLTYSQHAGIWAILSGGVTLKEAQILMKNILNDKSIGQVTFFYRFYLTQALKKAEMSDLYYQELKPWRTMLKMGLTTFAEKPEPTRSDCHAWSASPDYDFLATICGIMPETSGFKTVLIKPSLGELNEVTGTMPIPSGKVSVKLKRTGKEGIRAELILPEQTSGTFNWKGKEIRLRGGKQIVTI, from the coding sequence ATGAGTCAGGCACTGCACCCCATTAATCCACAATTACTTAAAAGTGAATGGCCGGCATCCTGGATTACTTCCCCGGCAACACAACAGCGCGAATACGGAATCTATCATTTCCGAAAAACCTTTCTCCTGCCCACAGCCACCAAACCCAAATCTTTCTTAATTCATGTAAGTGCAGACAATCGCTATCGCCTGTTTGTAAACGGTATAGCAGTTAGTTCAGGCCCTGCCCGGGGTGATCTGTTTAACTGGTTTTTTGAAACTATAGACATTGCGCCTTATTTAACTGAAGGAGAGAACATTCTAGCCGCACTGGTATGGAATATGGGTAACCTCGCCCCTGTTGCCCAGGTATCTAATCAAACAGCTTTTGTATTGCAGGGTAATTCCCCGGCAGAACAGCTGGTTAACACCGATTTGAGCTGGAAAGTCAAAAAAAGTAAAGCCTATACTCCTTGTTCACTGGATAATGGAGAAAGATTAAAAGCTTACATGGTTGTTGGCCCGGGAGACCAGGTGGATGGTCAATTATATCCATGGGGCTGGGAAACCCTTGAATATAACGATGCATCCTGGAACGCTGCTGCTGAGCTCACACATCCTCAGCCTGTAGGTTACGGAACTGACAATCTCTGGACCTTAGCACCAAGAAACATCCCCTTATTAACAGAAAAGATATTGCGCTTTCCGCTCATCCGGCGTACAAACAATATTAAAGTAACTAAAGACTTTCTAACAGGAAAAAGGCCAATCACAATTCCGGCTAATCAAAGAGTTAGTATTTTGCTGGACCAGCAGGTCATGACGGCTGCCTATCCCGAAATTATAGTTTCGGGTGGCAAAGGATCAAGAATCAAATTAACTTATGCTGAAGCATTATTTGATAAACAAGACCATAAAGGGAACAGAAATGAGATAGACGGTAAAGAAATCAAAGGAAATTACGATGTTTTTATTCCCGATGGCGAAGGCAATAGAAAATTCCGCCCTTTATGGTTCAGAGCTTACCGCTATTTGCAACTGGACGTAATGACTGCCGGTGATCCATTAGTTTTGAACGATATATATGGAATGAAAACTGGTTATCCTCTTCAAATGAAAGCCACATTTTCCAGCAATGATCCTTCATTACAGGAAATATGGAAGGCAGGCTGGCGCACCGCACAACTTTGCGCCGGAGATATGTATTATGATACACCTTATTATGAACAACTACAATACACAGGCGATAGTCGCATACAGGCGCTGATCTCACTTTATACCTCTGGTGATGACAGGCTTATGCGCAAAGCGATTCTGGATTTTTATCATTCCCGCACTCCCGAAGGATTAACACAGGGCCGTTATCCAAGTAACAGGCTGCAAATTATTCCAACTTTCTCTTTATTCTGGGTATCTATGGTCCATGATTATTGGATGCACCGCCACGATGATGCTTTTGTAAAACAATTTCTTCCGGCTATTCATGAGACACTGGAATGGTTCCACAGCCGCGTTGACCAGAAGAAAAAGATGTTAGGTCCGCTCACCTGGTGGAATTTTGTGGACTGGGATAACTTCAATAGCTGGGGTACTGCGCCAGGAGCAGATCAGGGAAATTCTTCGATCATTACTTTGCAGTATGCCTATACATTAAATCAAGCTGCAGAGCTGTTCAGAGCCTTTAACCATCCCGTTCAGGCAGATGAACAGGAAATGCTGGCTTTGGAATTGAATGACCATACTTACTGGTATTGTTATAATGAAGCAAACGGTTTGATGGCAGATACTCCCGAAAAGCTAACTTACAGCCAACATGCAGGTATTTGGGCCATATTAAGCGGTGGTGTAACTTTAAAGGAAGCACAAATCTTGATGAAAAATATCCTGAATGATAAATCGATCGGTCAGGTAACCTTCTTTTACCGGTTCTACCTTACACAAGCCTTAAAAAAAGCCGAAATGAGCGATCTCTATTATCAGGAACTCAAGCCATGGAGAACCATGCTGAAAATGGGATTAACAACCTTTGCAGAAAAACCCGAGCCAACAAGGTCTGATTGTCATGCCTGGAGTGCAAGCCCGGATTATGATTTTCTGGCTACAATCTGCGGCATTATGCCGGAAACATCTGGTTTTAAAACAGTGCTGATTAAGCCTTCTTTAGGTGAACTAAATGAAGTAACGGGGACAATGCCCATTCCTTCAGGAAAAGTATCAGTTAAGCTAAAAAGAACTGGAAAAGAGGGAATTCGTGCAGAGCTCATATTACCTGAACAAACCTCAGGAACATTTAACTGGAAAGGGAAAGAGATCAGATTACGTGGAGGTAAACAAATCGTCACCATATAA
- a CDS encoding Crp/Fnr family transcriptional regulator, with the protein MENKELFRLLAGKNSLRLELELKLNEMIKREYYAKSQIILKPGQIPNRAWFIEKGSAMGFVFKEEKKVPFWFWNESEIMVPLNSFFNQIPSETYIELLEPGILLSISFDDVQEILLSFPESNEYVRKIMQDYQQMSEKRILEFAAYTPEEHYLHLMRDCPAIFRKASVESIAAYLGISRKTLNRIRSRTRRF; encoded by the coding sequence ATGGAAAATAAGGAATTGTTCAGACTGCTGGCAGGAAAAAATTCTTTGCGTTTAGAGTTAGAATTAAAACTCAACGAAATGATTAAGAGGGAGTATTATGCCAAAAGTCAGATTATCTTAAAACCAGGACAGATCCCTAACCGTGCTTGGTTTATTGAAAAAGGATCTGCTATGGGATTTGTTTTTAAAGAAGAAAAGAAAGTACCTTTTTGGTTCTGGAATGAGAGTGAAATTATGGTTCCGCTCAACAGCTTTTTCAATCAGATTCCCTCAGAAACTTATATAGAACTCCTGGAGCCTGGTATCCTTTTGTCCATATCTTTTGATGACGTGCAGGAAATATTGCTTAGTTTCCCGGAATCGAATGAATATGTGCGGAAGATCATGCAAGATTATCAGCAAATGAGTGAGAAAAGAATTCTGGAATTTGCTGCTTATACACCCGAAGAACATTATTTACACTTAATGAGAGATTGTCCTGCAATTTTCAGGAAAGCATCAGTAGAAAGTATTGCCGCCTATCTTGGCATATCCCGAAAAACACTAAACCGCATAAGATCCAGAACAAGAAGATTTTAG
- a CDS encoding MauE/DoxX family redox-associated membrane protein has translation MNLHPFIIIITGVLVLLWAYAALSKLFNLHQFHEALMTQVFPRWVGKILLYVLPLSELIVVGLLIIPQTRLIGMYSSLFMMGAFTLYVGGAVFQIYEQYPCACGGLFARLGWYKHFKVNVVLTLIALAGVILMEI, from the coding sequence ATGAACCTACATCCTTTTATTATCATCATTACCGGAGTGCTCGTCTTGTTATGGGCTTATGCAGCTTTATCAAAATTATTTAATCTGCATCAGTTTCATGAGGCACTGATGACCCAGGTCTTTCCCCGCTGGGTTGGAAAAATCCTTCTTTACGTTTTACCATTGTCCGAGCTTATTGTAGTTGGATTACTGATCATTCCACAGACAAGACTGATTGGCATGTATTCTTCCCTTTTTATGATGGGCGCATTTACACTTTATGTAGGTGGGGCAGTCTTTCAGATTTATGAACAATATCCTTGTGCCTGTGGTGGTCTGTTTGCCAGATTGGGCTGGTACAAGCATTTCAAAGTAAATGTTGTACTTACATTAATCGCACTGGCAGGAGTAATATTAATGGAAATATAA
- a CDS encoding DinB family protein: MMSTIQNLLKELTEESIVTRKMLERVPVDKQDWQPHEKSMSIRKLAGHIAELPGWVSMALKTDGLNFADQAYQSPEWNSNAALLEIFEKSLDEAKTALQAAKEEDLLPIWTLKNGEQVLMSKTKGEIIRHSMSQIVHHRAQLGVYLRLLDIPLPGSYGPSADDPNL, from the coding sequence ATGATGTCAACCATTCAAAACTTACTAAAAGAGCTAACTGAAGAATCAATAGTTACCCGTAAAATGCTGGAACGTGTTCCTGTGGATAAGCAGGATTGGCAACCTCATGAAAAAAGTATGTCTATCAGGAAACTGGCCGGACATATTGCTGAATTACCAGGTTGGGTGAGCATGGCTTTGAAAACTGATGGGTTAAATTTTGCGGATCAGGCCTATCAATCTCCAGAATGGAATTCTAATGCAGCATTGCTTGAGATCTTTGAAAAATCATTGGATGAAGCAAAAACAGCACTGCAAGCTGCAAAAGAAGAGGATTTGCTGCCAATCTGGACATTGAAAAATGGAGAACAGGTGCTTATGTCCAAAACTAAAGGAGAAATTATACGCCATTCTATGAGTCAGATAGTTCATCACCGCGCCCAGTTAGGGGTTTATCTTCGTTTATTGGATATACCTCTTCCAGGCAGCTATGGGCCAAGTGCAGATGACCCGAATTTATAG
- a CDS encoding helix-turn-helix transcriptional regulator, with product MNRIDRLSAILIQLQSRRTIRAQDIADRFEISLRTVYRDVRSLEEAGIPIIGEAGVGYSLTDGYRLPPVMFTREEATAFITAEKLVAGLTDTANGHSYSNALYKVRAVLKSADKEYLENLDDRIEVLKANHVSPALHAHHNPLQTILNAIAGKNVMQLNYFAYYRQEHTLRLIEPVGVFYLDNYWHLIAYCRERKAYRDFRFDRITDLSTCQEIYNDCHPSLKDYLRDMFNEVKLEEVIIKVDEYAYPHLGQQKYYHGYVAETHLEDGIEIQFLTISLEGFARWFIAFADHAIILQPEALLAKVKRIYAGIGEKLAL from the coding sequence ATGAACCGAATAGACCGTCTCTCTGCTATACTCATTCAGTTGCAATCACGAAGAACGATCAGAGCACAGGATATCGCTGACCGTTTTGAGATTAGCCTGCGCACGGTGTACAGAGATGTAAGGTCTCTGGAAGAAGCTGGAATACCAATTATTGGTGAAGCAGGTGTAGGGTATTCTCTGACAGATGGTTACAGATTACCACCGGTTATGTTTACCCGGGAGGAGGCCACAGCATTTATTACTGCTGAAAAACTGGTTGCAGGTTTGACTGATACTGCAAATGGACATTCCTACAGTAACGCACTTTATAAAGTCAGAGCAGTTTTGAAAAGTGCAGATAAAGAATATCTTGAAAATCTGGATGACAGAATAGAAGTATTAAAGGCTAATCATGTTTCACCTGCACTTCATGCGCATCATAATCCTTTGCAAACTATCCTGAATGCTATTGCAGGGAAAAATGTAATGCAGTTAAACTATTTCGCTTATTACAGACAGGAGCATACATTAAGGTTAATTGAGCCGGTAGGTGTATTTTATCTTGATAATTACTGGCATCTGATCGCTTATTGCAGAGAAAGAAAAGCCTATAGAGATTTTCGCTTTGACAGGATCACAGACCTCAGCACTTGCCAGGAAATTTATAATGACTGTCATCCATCTTTGAAGGATTATCTGCGTGATATGTTTAATGAGGTTAAGTTGGAAGAGGTGATTATTAAAGTAGATGAGTATGCTTATCCACATCTTGGACAGCAAAAATATTATCATGGATATGTAGCTGAAACTCATTTGGAGGATGGAATAGAAATACAATTTCTTACTATTTCTTTAGAAGGATTTGCCCGGTGGTTTATTGCATTTGCTGATCATGCTATTATTTTACAGCCAGAGGCTTTGCTGGCTAAAGTGAAACGTATTTATGCTGGTATTGGTGAAAAACTGGCGCTGTAA
- a CDS encoding DUF1269 domain-containing protein translates to MEKIIQALFATDSEAFKAMQAIQQLAHSQEISLGETYILNKDQDGNIAIRSAKDESEGYSAIGGGIIGGLIGLLAGPLGFLVGIGAGMVAGSVGDTVRAEGVSDYLDKVSANIPNGKSLLIAHVWEDWETPVNTVLEPLTQDITRTGVDDEVFVPAPAKLVALRENQLSHWVDNHPGHNADRGALEAHSEEKQERMDIRVKEQKERLERLKKDR, encoded by the coding sequence ATGGAAAAGATAATACAGGCGCTGTTTGCTACAGATTCAGAAGCTTTTAAAGCAATGCAGGCTATACAACAATTAGCTCATTCACAAGAAATATCTTTGGGTGAGACTTATATTCTCAACAAGGATCAGGATGGAAATATAGCGATCCGTTCTGCTAAAGATGAATCGGAAGGCTACAGTGCAATAGGGGGAGGGATAATTGGTGGATTGATTGGTTTACTGGCCGGACCACTGGGTTTTTTGGTAGGTATAGGTGCTGGTATGGTTGCAGGTTCAGTTGGCGATACGGTCAGGGCTGAAGGGGTGTCAGATTATCTGGATAAAGTTTCTGCAAATATTCCTAATGGAAAGTCTTTGTTAATTGCGCATGTTTGGGAAGATTGGGAAACCCCTGTTAATACTGTTCTGGAGCCATTAACGCAGGATATTACCAGAACAGGTGTAGATGATGAGGTTTTTGTTCCTGCACCGGCAAAACTGGTCGCGCTGAGGGAAAATCAATTGTCACACTGGGTAGATAACCATCCTGGGCATAATGCTGACAGAGGTGCTTTAGAAGCCCACTCTGAGGAAAAACAGGAGCGTATGGATATTCGTGTTAAAGAACAAAAAGAAAGGCTGGAAAGGCTTAAAAAGGACAGATGA
- a CDS encoding substrate-binding periplasmic protein: MKQILKIGLDSAAPFPLHSDYNSSVFEGFEVDMIRAVAEVLNLELHYEVSLWKTILEKLYKGELDMICSAVTMTSSRQMILEFSKPYLQFQLCAVVNGGDGLTDLDSFKNKKIGIRTATEAEKYVMAQFPGNTTVHTDTNDELYKKLLAHKIDVLIDDSPIVGGFLAKHPKLQIGMFMPGTDSEYAIAMKKGDLALKHQINETLELLRRNGVYDSIHDKWFNRIKLV, from the coding sequence ATGAAACAAATATTGAAGATAGGACTGGATTCCGCAGCACCTTTTCCTTTACACAGCGATTATAATTCATCTGTATTTGAAGGATTTGAGGTAGACATGATCCGGGCAGTTGCTGAAGTTTTGAACCTTGAACTACATTATGAGGTATCACTATGGAAAACTATCCTCGAGAAATTATATAAAGGTGAGCTGGATATGATTTGTTCAGCAGTAACGATGACCAGTTCCAGGCAGATGATCCTGGAATTCAGTAAACCTTATCTGCAATTTCAGCTATGTGCAGTAGTTAATGGTGGAGACGGGCTGACTGATCTGGATAGTTTTAAAAATAAAAAAATTGGAATCAGAACAGCCACAGAGGCGGAGAAATACGTGATGGCCCAGTTTCCGGGCAATACTACTGTTCATACGGACACGAATGATGAACTGTATAAAAAACTCCTTGCGCATAAAATTGATGTGCTGATAGACGATTCACCAATTGTAGGTGGGTTTCTTGCGAAGCATCCAAAATTACAGATTGGTATGTTTATGCCAGGAACTGATTCTGAATATGCTATAGCTATGAAAAAGGGTGACCTTGCACTGAAGCATCAGATTAATGAAACTCTTGAGTTGCTAAGACGCAATGGTGTTTATGATTCGATTCATGATAAGTGGTTTAATCGTATTAAACTTGTCTGA
- a CDS encoding TIGR00297 family protein, producing MLIQRADLPVAILLITAGYFSVCFRKLTVGAAVTGILCGMLIFLGIGYAGLAFLTSFFLLGTLATAWGRKAKVKLDKPGDAVQRKPGQVLANAGTATLLSFTAIVFPEYKEVLLVMIAGSFASATADTLSSELGVLYGKSFYNCLSWRKDTKGLDGVISLEGTLIGITGAGVIALIYWLFTGSAEQLLILVFAGFAGNFSDSVMGAGLERRNFLSNDGVNFLSTLFAASITLLLISVF from the coding sequence ATGTTGATTCAACGTGCCGATCTTCCTGTAGCCATTTTATTGATTACAGCTGGATATTTCAGTGTCTGTTTCCGAAAACTAACAGTAGGGGCTGCAGTGACAGGTATACTATGCGGAATGCTTATTTTTCTCGGAATTGGTTATGCTGGGCTGGCTTTTCTGACCTCATTTTTCTTATTGGGTACATTAGCTACAGCCTGGGGGAGGAAAGCAAAAGTAAAGCTGGATAAGCCAGGGGATGCTGTACAAAGAAAGCCAGGACAGGTGCTGGCCAATGCCGGAACAGCAACTTTACTTTCTTTTACAGCGATAGTTTTTCCTGAATATAAAGAGGTATTATTAGTCATGATTGCTGGAAGTTTTGCTTCCGCTACGGCAGATACGTTATCTTCAGAGTTGGGTGTCTTATACGGAAAAAGCTTTTATAATTGCCTGAGCTGGAGAAAAGATACGAAAGGACTGGACGGTGTGATCAGTTTGGAAGGTACATTAATTGGTATAACAGGAGCAGGTGTAATTGCATTAATTTACTGGCTGTTTACCGGCAGCGCTGAACAGCTGTTAATTCTGGTTTTTGCCGGTTTTGCCGGTAATTTTTCAGATTCGGTAATGGGCGCAGGCCTGGAACGCCGTAATTTTCTGAGTAATGATGGGGTAAATTTTCTAAGTACGTTGTTTGCCGCAAGCATAACTCTATTATTAATCAGTGTTTTCTGA
- a CDS encoding BamA/TamA family outer membrane protein gives MFFYFRIALFFFLSTSCAVFAQEKAPVKDTVAQQDVNDIFRILFKKNTKTDTTFKKTSSLAILPTIGYTPSTGFMFGADVSVTKIFGNPKTTTISIFDAFGAVSTNQLALIQLKHNVYSEANQWYLDGSWEFGKTVVLDHGIGTGKDDPGISPIKYTYVKLYENIYRKIFDHFYAGAGLAFNYYTNIDDERANSASSRTRNHFYSVKNGFPTYGYTASGLSVNLQYDTRDQPFRAYKGVYINLSLRSNRKWLGSDQNATQLKTELRKYWSLSKKNPEHVLAFWLWGSYLLKGKIPYLELPGTGSDTYQRLGRGYTIARFKGPSYFYNELEYRFPITANKLISGVTFFNMQTANNQFRTHLFDYWEAGGGAGLRILFNKHTRTNLCLDYGFGNGSNGVFVGINEAF, from the coding sequence ATGTTTTTTTATTTCCGGATCGCTTTATTCTTTTTTCTGAGTACTTCCTGTGCGGTGTTTGCGCAGGAAAAAGCGCCTGTAAAGGATACTGTTGCCCAACAGGATGTAAACGATATTTTCAGAATATTGTTTAAGAAAAATACAAAAACGGATACTACTTTTAAAAAGACCAGCAGTCTGGCCATACTTCCAACCATAGGATATACCCCGAGTACAGGCTTCATGTTTGGGGCAGATGTTTCGGTCACTAAGATATTCGGCAATCCTAAAACAACAACAATATCAATTTTTGATGCTTTCGGAGCGGTTTCCACGAACCAGCTTGCCCTGATACAATTAAAACATAACGTCTATTCTGAAGCCAACCAATGGTATCTGGACGGAAGCTGGGAATTTGGAAAAACCGTTGTCCTTGACCATGGGATCGGCACAGGTAAAGATGACCCCGGAATATCTCCGATCAAGTATACTTATGTCAAGTTATATGAAAACATATACCGCAAGATATTTGACCACTTTTATGCCGGAGCAGGCCTGGCTTTTAATTATTATACAAATATTGACGACGAACGTGCGAACTCAGCCAGTTCAAGAACCAGGAACCATTTCTATAGTGTTAAAAATGGGTTCCCTACTTACGGATATACAGCCAGCGGATTATCAGTGAATCTGCAATACGATACACGTGACCAACCCTTTCGCGCCTACAAAGGAGTTTATATCAATCTATCGCTCAGATCAAACAGAAAATGGCTGGGCAGCGACCAGAATGCCACACAGTTAAAAACAGAATTGAGGAAATACTGGTCACTATCCAAAAAGAATCCTGAACACGTTCTTGCCTTCTGGCTATGGGGCTCTTATCTGTTAAAAGGAAAAATCCCCTATTTAGAATTACCAGGAACAGGAAGTGATACCTATCAGCGTCTTGGCCGCGGTTATACCATCGCCCGCTTTAAAGGCCCCTCTTATTTTTATAATGAACTGGAATACAGATTCCCCATTACAGCGAATAAATTAATTAGTGGCGTAACATTTTTCAACATGCAAACTGCGAACAACCAGTTTCGCACACATTTATTCGACTATTGGGAAGCAGGTGGAGGAGCCGGATTACGGATTTTATTCAACAAACATACCAGAACTAATCTATGCCTTGATTACGGCTTTGGTAATGGATCAAACGGTGTCTTTGTAGGAATTAACGAAGCCTTCTAG
- a CDS encoding DUF5686 family protein, which translates to MIDIQKKSFCVLTVLVFLFTLQAAAQRTVISGAITNAKDRTPIPYVTVLFKGTKIMARTDIDGKYEISTAEPYTQLQVEYVGFKTRFFPVVAGQAQVLNIKLQEESQNLNEVTISSNKKAPYKNKGNPAVELIRKVIEHKSMNRLESANEVEYQQYDWMQFSLSNLSEKFKNKKLFRKYQFLFDQQDSSEIGGKNILPIYLRERLSQNYYRKNPEKKKVIMLADKHVNFDNGLVDNNAIGNYFERMYADVNIYDNNIIFTNSQFLSPIADGAPTFYKFFITDTIKTAKPNLIELSFVPRNKNALLFEGKIYITMDGKYAVQNALLKTGKGVNINFVRAMEVKLNFEQDSLGKFYLSKSHLLVDFGLGSDGGRGFKGERTVVIKDYKTNVVQPDAIYKGESLVVVPEAERRSDQFWANNRLDTLAKEKIKIYRNMDSLGQMKSFKRLMDVASILFIGYKKYGKTEVGPIYSFYSFNSLEGFRLRFGGRTTTGFSKRFYFDTYAAYGFKDEKMKGYLSAAYAFNNKSIYTFPQSFIRASFQRDVDIPGDGAKNIIPEDNFIASFKRGESNQFLYSDYYRVNYMQEYSNHFSFNLGFKKWAQTPAGSLIFASYADNKAVLTDRVISSELSLDLRYAPFEKFYQGKTFRERIIEKYPVFNLNYSRGIKGLFGGQYNYHNVMGSIDKRFYFSQFGRSDVRLEGGYIAGKVPFPLLDIHRANQSYSYQIYAYNLMNFMEFVSDHYVSLNIDHNFNGLILNRIPLIKKLKLREYITFKGLYGGLRKENDPNQDASLLQFPVNGEGVKTTYSLGKLPYIEGSIGIGNIFKVVRLDLVRRFNYLDNPGISKYGLRAKVQFEF; encoded by the coding sequence ATGATTGATATCCAGAAGAAGTCTTTTTGTGTACTGACTGTACTTGTTTTTCTTTTTACACTCCAGGCTGCGGCCCAGCGTACCGTAATTTCGGGAGCTATAACAAATGCGAAGGACAGGACTCCTATCCCTTATGTTACAGTTTTGTTTAAGGGCACTAAAATAATGGCCAGAACTGATATCGATGGGAAATATGAAATCAGCACGGCTGAACCTTATACCCAGCTACAGGTTGAATATGTAGGTTTCAAAACACGTTTCTTTCCTGTGGTTGCTGGTCAGGCACAGGTGTTGAATATCAAACTTCAGGAAGAGTCACAAAATCTCAATGAGGTCACAATCAGCTCTAATAAAAAGGCTCCTTATAAGAATAAGGGTAATCCGGCTGTTGAACTGATCAGGAAAGTAATCGAGCATAAGTCTATGAACAGACTGGAAAGTGCTAATGAAGTGGAGTATCAGCAGTATGACTGGATGCAGTTTTCACTCAGTAACTTATCAGAGAAATTCAAGAATAAAAAACTTTTCCGTAAATATCAGTTCTTGTTTGATCAGCAGGATTCATCCGAAATAGGGGGCAAGAATATTTTACCTATTTATCTTCGAGAACGTCTTTCTCAGAATTATTACCGTAAAAACCCAGAGAAAAAAAAGGTAATTATGCTGGCGGACAAGCATGTGAATTTTGATAACGGGCTTGTTGATAATAATGCTATTGGTAATTATTTCGAAAGAATGTATGCGGATGTAAATATTTATGATAACAATATCATTTTTACAAACAGCCAGTTTCTGAGTCCTATTGCCGATGGTGCACCTACATTTTATAAGTTTTTTATCACAGATACGATAAAGACTGCCAAGCCTAATTTAATTGAGCTTTCTTTCGTTCCACGTAATAAAAATGCATTATTGTTCGAAGGAAAGATTTATATCACCATGGATGGGAAGTATGCTGTTCAGAACGCTTTATTGAAAACTGGTAAAGGTGTGAACATAAATTTCGTCCGGGCTATGGAAGTGAAGCTGAATTTTGAGCAGGATTCCCTGGGCAAATTCTACCTGAGTAAAAGTCATTTGTTAGTGGACTTTGGTTTGGGAAGTGACGGAGGAAGAGGCTTTAAAGGGGAAAGGACTGTGGTGATTAAAGACTATAAGACGAATGTAGTACAGCCGGATGCGATTTATAAAGGGGAAAGCCTGGTTGTAGTTCCGGAAGCAGAGCGCAGATCTGATCAGTTCTGGGCAAATAACCGCCTGGATACTTTAGCGAAAGAAAAGATCAAAATTTACCGCAATATGGATAGCCTTGGTCAAATGAAATCTTTTAAGCGTTTGATGGATGTCGCTTCTATTCTTTTTATCGGTTATAAAAAATATGGAAAGACTGAGGTTGGTCCTATCTATAGTTTTTATAGTTTCAATAGCCTGGAGGGCTTCAGGCTGAGGTTTGGAGGCCGGACGACTACAGGCTTCAGTAAAAGATTTTATTTCGATACTTACGCCGCTTATGGTTTTAAGGATGAAAAAATGAAAGGCTATCTGAGTGCTGCTTATGCTTTTAATAATAAGTCTATTTATACTTTTCCACAAAGTTTTATCAGAGCAAGTTTCCAGCGTGATGTTGATATTCCGGGAGATGGCGCTAAAAATATAATTCCGGAGGATAATTTTATTGCTTCTTTTAAACGTGGTGAAAGCAATCAGTTCTTATATAGTGATTATTACAGGGTTAATTATATGCAGGAATACAGTAATCACTTTTCTTTTAACCTTGGGTTTAAGAAATGGGCGCAAACTCCTGCGGGATCATTGATTTTCGCAAGTTATGCAGATAATAAAGCGGTATTGACTGATCGGGTTATCAGTTCTGAATTAAGCCTGGATCTTCGTTATGCACCTTTTGAGAAGTTTTATCAGGGTAAAACTTTCCGGGAGCGTATCATCGAAAAATATCCGGTATTTAACCTGAATTATTCCAGAGGAATAAAAGGATTATTTGGAGGACAATACAATTATCATAATGTGATGGGCAGTATTGATAAGCGTTTCTATTTTTCACAGTTCGGACGTTCAGATGTACGATTGGAAGGTGGTTATATAGCGGGTAAAGTCCCTTTTCCATTACTGGATATCCATAGGGCAAATCAAAGTTATTCTTACCAGATATATGCTTATAACCTGATGAATTTCATGGAATTTGTAAGTGATCATTATGTGAGTTTGAATATTGATCATAATTTCAATGGATTGATATTAAATAGGATCCCATTGATCAAAAAGCTGAAATTAAGAGAGTATATTACTTTCAAAGGTTTATATGGTGGTTTAAGAAAAGAAAATGATCCGAATCAGGATGCATCTTTATTACAATTTCCTGTAAATGGTGAGGGGGTAAAAACTACTTATTCATTGGGGAAATTACCTTATATAGAAGGAAGTATAGGAATCGGGAATATTTTTAAAGTGGTGCGTCTTGATTTAGTGAGAAGATTCAATTACCTGGATAATCCTGGTATTTCTAAATATGGGTTAAGGGCAAAGGTTCAGTTTGAGTTCTAG